From one Thalassospira lucentensis genomic stretch:
- a CDS encoding ABC transporter substrate-binding protein, with amino-acid sequence MMRNVLLAAVVTAAMMLPVVGQSAEKLVLYTSQPNQDAQTTVDAFKAAYPDVEVEWVRDGTTKLMAKLRAEIAAGDPRPDVLLIADTVTLEGMKGEGLLQAYKSPEASAYEAALYDADGYYYSTKLITTGIVYNTGVEKAPKSWKDLSDPAMKNQVVMPSPLYSGAALIHLSTLTENKELGWDYYQALAANEARAQGGNGGVFKAVASGEKPYGVVVDFLAIRGKAEGSPVDFVFPTEGVTYVTEPVAIMKDAKNVDAAHKFVDFVLSSKGQELVLDMGYVPARGDMALPDGFPARSDIKLMDFNPAVALEQAEANKKKFADIFGAE; translated from the coding sequence ATGATGCGTAACGTTCTTCTTGCTGCCGTGGTAACTGCGGCGATGATGCTGCCGGTTGTTGGTCAGTCTGCCGAGAAACTGGTTCTTTATACCAGCCAGCCAAATCAGGATGCCCAGACCACCGTCGATGCCTTCAAGGCCGCCTATCCGGATGTTGAAGTCGAATGGGTGCGTGACGGCACCACCAAGCTGATGGCAAAGCTGCGCGCCGAGATCGCCGCTGGCGATCCGCGCCCGGATGTTTTGCTGATTGCCGATACCGTGACACTGGAAGGCATGAAAGGCGAAGGTCTTTTGCAGGCGTATAAATCGCCCGAAGCCTCGGCCTATGAAGCCGCCCTTTATGATGCGGATGGCTATTACTATTCCACCAAGCTGATCACGACCGGTATCGTTTATAATACCGGTGTTGAAAAAGCCCCGAAAAGCTGGAAGGACCTTTCCGATCCGGCGATGAAAAATCAGGTCGTGATGCCAAGCCCGCTTTATTCCGGTGCAGCGCTTATTCACCTGTCGACCCTGACGGAAAACAAGGAACTGGGTTGGGATTATTACCAGGCACTGGCCGCCAACGAAGCACGCGCACAGGGCGGTAATGGCGGCGTGTTCAAGGCTGTGGCGTCGGGCGAAAAGCCGTATGGCGTGGTTGTCGACTTCCTTGCGATCCGTGGCAAGGCTGAAGGTTCGCCGGTTGATTTCGTCTTTCCGACCGAGGGTGTTACCTATGTGACCGAGCCGGTTGCGATCATGAAAGACGCCAAAAACGTCGATGCGGCGCACAAGTTTGTTGATTTCGTTCTGTCGAGCAAGGGGCAGGAACTGGTTCTGGATATGGGTTATGTCCCAGCACGCGGCGATATGGCGCTTCCGGATGGTTTCCCGGCACGCAGTGACATCAAGCTGATGGATTTCAATCCGGCAGTGGCACTCGAACAGGCAGAAGCGAACAAGAAAAAGTTCGCGGACATTTTCGGGGCTGAATAA
- a CDS encoding DeoR/GlpR family DNA-binding transcription regulator translates to MSDPVPLDRRRDRIVALVKSCGFMAVEELARRFNVSVQTIRTDLRDLQEQGRIFRRHGLAGPAPDPDNSAYEKREVWNRSGKRALATKIADIIPEGCTIAIGTGTTAELAAQSLASHRNLTVLTNNIHVVLTLQNAPNVTLRLAGGTIRTRDLDIIGADSAEFFGSYRADFGIVSVGGMSETGDLMDFNMDEVRARRALVACCDHPILLVDEKKVGRKALCRDGHASDFKTVLLNTAPGDILQQQLVRGRSQVIVAN, encoded by the coding sequence ATGTCTGATCCAGTGCCTCTTGACCGCCGTCGCGACCGGATTGTCGCCCTTGTCAAATCCTGCGGCTTCATGGCGGTCGAGGAACTGGCACGCCGCTTTAACGTCTCGGTCCAGACAATCCGGACCGATCTGCGCGATTTGCAGGAACAGGGCCGGATTTTCCGCCGTCACGGGCTTGCTGGGCCAGCCCCCGATCCGGATAACTCGGCCTATGAAAAGCGTGAAGTCTGGAACCGCAGCGGCAAACGCGCCCTTGCCACAAAAATCGCCGACATCATCCCCGAGGGATGCACAATCGCCATTGGCACCGGCACCACCGCCGAACTGGCGGCCCAAAGCCTGGCTTCACACCGCAATCTTACGGTGCTGACCAATAATATCCATGTCGTGCTGACATTGCAGAACGCACCCAACGTCACGCTGCGCTTGGCAGGCGGAACCATTCGCACCCGCGATCTTGATATTATCGGGGCCGACAGCGCGGAATTTTTTGGCTCCTACCGCGCAGATTTCGGGATTGTCAGTGTCGGGGGGATGTCGGAAACCGGCGACCTTATGGACTTCAACATGGACGAAGTCCGCGCGCGGCGCGCCCTTGTCGCCTGCTGCGATCACCCGATCCTTCTGGTCGATGAAAAAAAAGTCGGTCGCAAGGCCCTTTGCCGGGATGGCCATGCATCAGATTTCAAAACCGTGCTGCTCAACACCGCCCCGGGCGATATCCTGCAGCAGCAACTGGTTCGAGGTCGATCACAGGTGATCGTCGCGAACTAG
- a CDS encoding class II glutamine amidotransferase, whose protein sequence is MCRWLSYIGDPVYLEKLVFEPRHSLVEQSLHAEQAKTPTNGDGFGIGWYDERKTPGLYREILPAWNDPNLRSLAHHIRSGMFFAHVRASTGTETSRTNCHPFAHENYLFMHNGQIGDYPLVRRVLEAMIDDEFYATRHGTTDSELIFCLMLTFGLRTDPHRAIRKTIEVVEREMKDRGATAPFRFTACLSNGESVCAIRHASDDKPPSLYWRKRGDHVIVVSEPLDTESDSWIAVAPNHTLHVCRDLNVCEEPTLSATGCLGAA, encoded by the coding sequence ATGTGCCGCTGGCTAAGCTATATCGGAGATCCGGTTTATCTTGAAAAACTGGTGTTCGAGCCACGCCATTCCCTTGTTGAGCAAAGCCTGCATGCCGAACAGGCCAAGACGCCGACCAATGGCGATGGGTTTGGCATCGGCTGGTATGACGAACGCAAAACACCCGGCCTTTATCGTGAAATCCTGCCAGCCTGGAACGATCCGAACCTTCGGTCGCTTGCGCATCATATCCGATCGGGCATGTTTTTCGCCCATGTCCGGGCATCGACGGGAACTGAAACCAGCCGCACGAACTGCCACCCGTTTGCGCATGAAAATTACCTTTTCATGCATAACGGCCAGATCGGCGATTATCCGCTGGTGCGGCGTGTGCTCGAAGCGATGATTGATGACGAATTTTACGCAACCCGCCATGGCACGACCGATAGCGAGCTGATTTTCTGTCTGATGCTGACATTCGGTTTGCGCACTGATCCGCATCGCGCGATCCGCAAAACCATTGAGGTTGTCGAACGTGAAATGAAAGACCGCGGGGCAACCGCCCCCTTCCGCTTTACCGCATGCCTGTCAAATGGCGAAAGCGTTTGTGCCATCCGTCATGCTAGCGATGACAAGCCGCCATCGCTTTACTGGCGCAAGCGCGGGGATCATGTGATTGTCGTGTCCGAGCCGCTTGATACCGAAAGTGATAGCTGGATCGCGGTGGCACCGAACCATACCCTGCATGTTTGCCGCGATCTGAATGTCTGCGAAGAGCCGACACTGTCGGCGACGGGGTGTTTGGGCGCAGCGTAA
- a CDS encoding RNA polymerase sigma factor has product MQYEKNSEPGRSELSENEITFAKSLDDALERALGTGDNVTSIWSHLKDEQRARLAADYLAALDNNSRKSCNFENTTQPDPTPQEPQAATEPPAIPRGYPANFNPLAGLPGLEPSSNGPSPTDIIAGSLGNFGGMPGMNGFAGLNGLAAPGNPMNQMQRSLQDAMSLLGDLGFEQPAPCQPLGTPQSSPAHARSWQPDPFENADASGMEPAAPNFWPLWMDQQDSLLKQCLKLMSGNMDDAQDALSEAMLKASVKFEDSMDEIRNHRAWLSRIVHNACIDLHRQNRRKAEYKEENHGTADAALPPISGRNEPSPEESFLATEMFDHLERALRALPEKLRKPLLMRCVEDRSYDDIADNLGLSNCAVRKRVQLARDHLRGAGIQ; this is encoded by the coding sequence GTGCAGTACGAAAAAAATAGCGAACCGGGACGATCGGAATTATCGGAGAACGAAATCACGTTCGCCAAATCACTAGATGATGCCTTGGAAAGGGCATTAGGGACAGGAGACAATGTAACATCCATCTGGTCGCATCTCAAAGACGAGCAACGCGCCAGACTGGCTGCGGACTACCTGGCCGCCCTTGATAACAATTCACGTAAAAGTTGTAATTTCGAGAATACGACCCAACCAGATCCTACCCCGCAGGAACCGCAGGCCGCCACAGAGCCCCCCGCCATTCCCCGCGGATATCCGGCAAACTTCAATCCTTTGGCCGGCTTACCAGGGCTGGAGCCATCATCCAACGGACCGAGCCCGACCGATATCATTGCAGGCAGTCTCGGCAACTTTGGCGGCATGCCCGGCATGAACGGATTTGCCGGATTAAACGGTCTGGCTGCCCCCGGAAACCCGATGAACCAGATGCAGCGATCCTTGCAGGATGCAATGTCGCTACTGGGCGATCTCGGTTTCGAACAACCCGCCCCCTGCCAACCACTTGGCACACCGCAATCTTCCCCCGCCCATGCAAGATCATGGCAACCCGATCCATTCGAAAACGCAGACGCCTCCGGCATGGAACCGGCTGCCCCAAATTTCTGGCCGCTCTGGATGGATCAACAGGACAGCCTTCTGAAACAATGCCTGAAACTGATGTCGGGCAATATGGACGACGCGCAGGATGCATTGTCGGAAGCCATGCTCAAGGCATCGGTCAAGTTCGAAGATTCCATGGACGAAATCCGCAATCACCGCGCCTGGCTTTCCCGGATCGTACATAATGCCTGCATCGATCTGCACCGCCAGAACCGACGCAAGGCGGAATACAAGGAAGAAAACCACGGCACCGCGGATGCCGCCCTCCCGCCGATTTCCGGTCGCAACGAACCCAGCCCCGAGGAATCCTTCCTCGCGACCGAAATGTTCGACCACCTTGAACGCGCCTTGCGCGCCCTTCCCGAAAAATTGCGCAAGCCACTTCTGATGCGATGTGTCGAAGACCGCAGCTATGACGATATCGCGGACAATCTCGGACTAAGCAACTGCGCCGTTCGTAAACGCGTCCAGCTTGCCCGCGATCATCTGCGCGGTGCCGGTATTCAGTAA